One Manihot esculenta cultivar AM560-2 chromosome 6, M.esculenta_v8, whole genome shotgun sequence DNA segment encodes these proteins:
- the LOC110618186 gene encoding uncharacterized protein LOC110618186, whose amino-acid sequence MDSIACNKVQPVVRKVKKKQVKGELDRLKQAEKKKRRLEKALATSAAIISELEKKKQKKKEEQQRLDEEGAAIAEAVALHVLLGEDSDDPCKIVLNEEDGFNTWHCAGSINLLMGEQRACLPHQDCLSHSHERVKWISNACGTGSEWSKMENGNWAFSCGSFRRDFHAPCLEDASWGTTEFSADVIAAQAVSSLQIAEDAHVDTIVFDGMVG is encoded by the coding sequence ATGGATAGTATAGCGTGTAATAAAGTGCAACCTGTTGTGaggaaagtgaagaaaaagcagGTGAAAGGTGAGTTGGATCGTCTCAAACAGGCTGAGAAGAAAAAGAGGCGCTTGGAGAAAGCACTTGCTACTTCTGCGGCCATCATATCTGAACTAGAGaaaaagaaacagaaaaaaaaggaagaacagCAAAGGCTTGATGAAGAAGGCGCTGCAATAGCAGAGGCTGTTGCTCTGCATGTGTTACTTGGTGAAGACTCTGATGATCCATGTAAAATTGTGCTAAACGAAGAAGATGGGTTCAACACTTGGCACTGTGCTGGTAGTATCAACCTCCTTATGGGGGAGCAGAGAGCATGCCTTCCGCATCAGGACTGCTTAAGTCATTCACATGAAAGAGTCAAGTGGATTTCCAATGCTTGTGGAACTGGAAGCGAGTGGAGTAAAATGGAAAACGGCAACTGGGCATTTTCATGTGGGTCTTTTAGAAGAGATTTTCATGCGCCATGCTTGGAGGATGCAAGTTGGGGGACAACAGAATTCTCAGCTGATGTTATTGCAGCACAGGCTGTTTCATCACTCCAGATTGCGGAGGATGCACACGTTGACACAATTGTCTTTGATGGAATGGTGGGATGA